From Paraburkholderia sabiae, a single genomic window includes:
- the ubiB gene encoding ubiquinone biosynthesis regulatory protein kinase UbiB, producing the protein MRFLRFLKIFFTVIRFGLDEMMLSRVNDRRVRLLLRITTIGRKFDQPPGVRLRLALESLGPIFVKFGQVLSTRRDLLRPDIASELAKLQDQVPPFDSAVAIAIIEKSLGAPVDTIFDDFERVPVASASIAQVHFATLKTGQHAGKQVAVKVLRPNMLPVIDSDLALLRDIAVWAERLWADGKRLKPREVVAEFDKYLHDELDLMREAANGSQLRRNFAGLDLLLVPEMYWEYCTANVLVMERMVGVPISQVDTLRAAGVDIPKLAREGVEIFFTQVFRDGFFHADMHPGNIQVSLDPAHFGRYIALDFGIIGALSDFDKNYLAQNFLAFFKRDYHRVATLHLESGWVPATTRVEELESAIRAVCEPYFDRALKDISLGQVLMRLFSTSRRFNVEIQPQLVLLQKTMLNVEGLGRSLDPELDLWKTAKPYLERWMNEQIGAKGWYERLKIEAPQWSKTLPQLPRLIHHALAQRHDAQQRGINDETIRQILLEQKRTNRLLQGLLMFGVAVGIGAVLARAWLAIAYGGY; encoded by the coding sequence ATGCGTTTCCTGCGTTTCCTCAAGATATTCTTTACCGTCATCCGTTTCGGCCTGGACGAGATGATGCTGAGCCGCGTCAATGACCGCCGCGTGCGGCTGTTGCTGCGCATCACCACGATCGGCCGCAAGTTCGACCAGCCGCCGGGCGTGCGTCTGCGTCTCGCGCTCGAAAGCCTCGGGCCGATCTTCGTGAAGTTCGGGCAGGTACTGTCCACGCGCCGCGACTTGCTGCGACCCGACATCGCCAGCGAACTCGCGAAGCTGCAAGACCAGGTGCCGCCGTTCGATTCGGCTGTGGCGATCGCCATTATCGAAAAGTCGCTGGGCGCGCCCGTCGATACGATCTTCGACGACTTCGAGCGCGTGCCGGTGGCGAGCGCGTCGATCGCGCAGGTCCATTTCGCGACGCTGAAGACAGGGCAGCATGCGGGCAAGCAGGTCGCCGTGAAAGTGCTGCGGCCGAACATGCTGCCTGTCATCGATTCCGATCTCGCGCTGCTGCGCGACATCGCCGTGTGGGCCGAACGTCTGTGGGCGGACGGCAAGCGTCTGAAGCCGCGCGAAGTGGTCGCGGAATTCGACAAGTATCTCCACGACGAACTGGACCTGATGCGCGAAGCCGCGAACGGCAGCCAGTTGCGGCGCAACTTCGCGGGCCTCGATCTGCTGCTCGTGCCCGAGATGTATTGGGAATACTGCACGGCCAACGTGCTGGTGATGGAACGGATGGTCGGCGTGCCGATCAGTCAGGTCGACACGCTGCGCGCGGCGGGCGTCGATATTCCGAAGCTGGCGCGTGAGGGCGTCGAAATCTTCTTCACGCAGGTGTTCCGCGACGGCTTTTTCCACGCGGACATGCACCCCGGCAACATCCAGGTGAGTCTCGATCCCGCGCATTTCGGGCGTTATATCGCGCTGGATTTCGGCATCATCGGCGCGCTTTCGGATTTCGATAAGAACTATCTCGCGCAGAACTTTCTCGCCTTCTTCAAGCGCGACTATCACCGCGTCGCGACGCTGCACCTGGAGTCGGGCTGGGTGCCGGCCACGACGCGCGTCGAAGAACTCGAAAGCGCGATCCGCGCGGTGTGCGAGCCGTATTTCGATCGCGCGCTGAAGGATATTTCGCTGGGTCAGGTGCTGATGCGGCTCTTCTCGACGTCGCGCCGCTTCAATGTCGAAATCCAGCCGCAACTCGTGCTGCTGCAGAAGACGATGCTGAACGTCGAAGGTCTGGGGCGTTCGCTCGATCCGGAACTCGACCTGTGGAAGACCGCCAAGCCGTATCTCGAGCGCTGGATGAACGAGCAGATCGGCGCGAAAGGCTGGTACGAGCGGCTCAAGATCGAGGCGCCGCAGTGGAGCAAGACGTTGCCGCAACTGCCGCGGCTGATTCATCACGCGTTGGCGCAGCGTCACGACGCGCAGCAGCGCGGCATCAACGACGAAACCATCCGCCAGATCCTGCTCGAACAGAAGCGTACCAACCGCCTGTTGCAAGGGCTGCTGATGTTCGGCGTGGCGGTGGGCATCGGCGCGGTGCTGGCTCGCGCGTGGCTCGCCATCGCGTACGGCGGCTATTGA
- a CDS encoding FmdB family zinc ribbon protein: MPIYAYRCESCGFAKDVLQKMSDAPLTQCPECGTDAFRKQVTAAGFQLKGSGWYVTDFRGGNSGGASSNGAAASDAKTESKPDTASASSSSDSAASTSAPAAAAPAAAPAPASSSGT, encoded by the coding sequence ATGCCGATCTACGCTTATCGATGCGAGTCATGCGGCTTCGCGAAGGACGTGCTCCAGAAAATGAGCGACGCCCCGTTGACGCAATGCCCGGAGTGCGGAACCGATGCATTCCGCAAGCAGGTTACCGCCGCCGGCTTCCAGCTGAAGGGCTCGGGCTGGTATGTCACGGATTTCCGTGGCGGCAATTCGGGCGGTGCGTCCAGCAACGGTGCGGCTGCATCGGACGCGAAGACGGAGAGCAAGCCGGACACGGCTTCCGCCTCGTCCTCGTCGGACAGCGCCGCATCCACCAGCGCACCGGCGGCCGCCGCGCCCGCAGCGGCGCCTGCTCCGGCCAGCAGCTCGGGCACCTAG
- a CDS encoding class I SAM-dependent methyltransferase has protein sequence MSDKRPVIPPSDFENRDPNAPGFWDERFERRFTPWDQAGVPSAFKAFVERHAPMPVLIPGCGSAYEAWWLAEKGWPVRAIDFAPRAVEAARAQLGARGDLVEEADFFTYQPPFEPGWIYERAFMCALPPARRGDWLARMAELLPEGGLLAGFFFIGATQKGPPFGIDRAELDALLSMHFELVEDEPVDDSIAVFAGRERWLTWRRRGAARA, from the coding sequence ATGAGCGACAAGCGGCCAGTCATTCCCCCTTCTGATTTCGAAAACCGCGATCCGAACGCGCCCGGGTTCTGGGACGAACGGTTCGAACGCCGTTTCACGCCGTGGGATCAGGCAGGCGTGCCGTCCGCGTTCAAGGCTTTCGTCGAGCGGCACGCGCCGATGCCCGTGCTCATTCCTGGGTGCGGGAGCGCATACGAGGCGTGGTGGCTTGCCGAGAAAGGCTGGCCCGTTCGCGCGATCGACTTCGCGCCGCGTGCCGTCGAAGCAGCGCGTGCCCAACTGGGCGCGCGTGGCGATCTGGTCGAAGAGGCTGACTTCTTCACGTACCAGCCGCCTTTCGAACCGGGCTGGATCTACGAGCGCGCGTTCATGTGCGCGCTGCCGCCGGCGCGGCGAGGGGACTGGCTCGCCCGGATGGCGGAACTCTTGCCTGAGGGCGGATTGCTCGCCGGGTTCTTTTTCATCGGCGCGACGCAAAAGGGGCCGCCGTTCGGCATCGACCGCGCCGAACTCGACGCGCTCCTGTCGATGCATTTTGAACTGGTTGAAGACGAACCCGTCGACGATTCGATCGCGGTCTTCGCCGGGCGGGAGCGCTGGCTGACGTGGCGTCGGCGCGGTGCAGCAAGGGCTTGA